Genomic DNA from Segatella copri:
CAAATGTTTTAAGAGAAAATCACATAAAAAAGCCTCTTTTTTGATATAAATCAACTATGTGTGTGCGCACACACGTGCTATTTAACAGCTATTTGATGTATGTCAACCATTTTAACACATTTCTTATGTCTGAAGCCTGTTTGGGAGCTTATACCTGATTATAGTTAAGCTTATACCTTATTATATATGCCTCTTCGCTCATGGATACGGCGATGGTCTTGAGGCGCAGATAGTCTTCCGATAGGTAGATGAGTCCCTTGTTGCCCCAGTTCTTGCCCCATGAATTGCGGCAGACGTAGAATCTCTGCTTGCCTTTCATGAAGGTACCTATGATTTCCATTACATGATCATCGGTGGTGCGAAGCTGTTCAAACTCCTTCTGTCGCGATGCCTGGGTCACGGGGCGTTCCATCGGCTGTATGTCTACACAGTTCTTCCTTGGTTCCTTGAAGCCAGGTTCGCTGATGTCACCTTCCCAGCATACCGGGTGTCCTTTTTCTACCGCCTTCCTGATGTGGAGCATCAGCTCGTCGAGCGGAAGGTTCAGATAGGCATCGTGCATCCGGTTATCGGGAATCTCGAGCGCAAAGTATTCTCTGTAAGGATGATGCGAGAAACTGGTGAGCGATACATACTCCTCGGGATAGCATACGCTGTGGGCAAACTCTTGAGGGGTATATTCGGCACCCAGCATGTGTACGGCCTTGGCAGGCATGTAGCCTATTTCTGCGTCAAACAGGTCGTTCAGTTCCTCTTTGAGCTGGCTGATGCCCGCTTTCTGCGAGATGGCGCCATCGCACAGTTTCTGCACCTTGCGGCAGAGCACCTTGTAGTTCACGTGCTTCGGATCTTCATAGCTGTCGTAAGGTTGTGCACCATACTTATCTATATAATGTATCAGCATCGGGGCAGTACCGCGCAGGCTGATGTTCTTCTTTCCCTGTGCAAAGTAATATTCCAGTGCCTGTTCTTCCAGCATCATGCGGGCTATGTAGGCGATGGAGAGATTCACGGAATCCCCCTTCATGATGTGCTCGCTTTCGATGGTGGCAAGCATGCCGTATGCCCAGCAGAGTTCGCTGTTGCCCTGGTCCTTGACGGGCGTAGTACTGATCAGGTGGATATGCTCCGGAAGATAATCCTCGCCTCCACCTGTCTCTGAGATACCGGCTCGCTGCTGTCTGTATCCGCAACCGGCGAATACAAGCAGAGCGAGTCCTATGGTTATAATGTTCTTTCTTTCCATGCCGCAAAAATACAAAAAAGATTTTAATCTGTGGCATTAATCTTTCTTAAAACGCCATGGGTTATTAAAATTCCTTGTCATAGCCTGATGCAGGAATCTCCGGCTGGTTGACAGTGAACGACATATTGTTAGGGTAGGTAAAAATCGGACCAGTATAGGTAGTCTTCTTTCCGATAACCAGGTGTACGTTGTCAAAGCTGACGGTCTTGATAACCTTTTCTTCCTTGTCTTTTGCCGTAGCTGTTATATGGATGTCGGTTACATCTTTGTCGGTCAGAAGGGTGTAGAGTGAATGCTTCTTTCCTGGTGTGCTTTGGCTACTAAAGAAAAGTTTCGGGTGATGGTAGCCTTTTCTTTGCAGAATCCGGTAGAAGGATTGAACACCGTGCCGCAGCTTCCGCTTATCGTGATTTCCTGAGTCTTGGTAGTCAGAGGCATGATGTCGGTAGCTTGCAGTTCAAAACAGCTGACGGCACGTTTCAGCGAAACACTCTGTGTTACGGCTTTGCTGCCCGATTCCACCTTGATTTCCTGCAGGGTATACGCCATATCGCGTACGATATTGTTGGCAAAGGTCATTTCATACCTTGATTTTACTTCGATTCGTTCTTCCTTCTGCAAATCAGTTTTTGCTGCTACGGCAACGAGCGTGTATTCTCCTGCCGGCACCTGCAGGCTGACGTTTCCGAATTTGTCATCCCAGTTTTCCTGTCTTACGGTATAGCCGGCAGTAGTTTCATCTCCTTTCGGAATGAGACATACTTGCAGATCTGTGTAGAGTTTTGCATCCTTGAGCGATTGCTTGCTCCCGTCTGCTCTCGTTCTGGCAAGATTGCTCTCTTCATCCTGCCCGATAGGCACAATGGAACTTTCGAAGAAGCAGAATCTTACTTCTTGGTTCTTGACTTGTGGTGTTGTTTCAAACATCACGTTTTCTTGTGTGCAACTAACCATTGTGGTCATTGCCAGGAACAGAATCATTCCTGAGGTAAAAGCTTTCTTCATACGCTTTCATTTTAATTTTAATTAATAATACCAGCTGTAAAACTGGATTGGATTCATATAAAAAGAAGTATATCCTAGGGATATATTCTTATTTATAGGCAAATATAGACAAATAATCGTGATTGATTTGTCAATATAATCGAATTTCTGTCATTTTTTCTCCATTTTTCTGTGTTTTGTCTTCATTTTGGTGTAACTTTGCACCTGAAATTAGAAAATTGCATTCATGAATACAAAGATAAACGAATTTGAAGTGATGGCACCAGTGGGCTCACGCGAGTCACTGGCTGCTGCCATACAGGCTGGCGCCGACTCCGTATACTTTGGTATCGGCAAGTTGAACATGCGATCCCATTCAGCCAACCATTTTACTATCGATGATTTGCGTGAGATTGCTGCTACCTGCAACGAGCATGGTATCAAGACCTATCTCACCGTCA
This window encodes:
- a CDS encoding C1 family peptidase, producing the protein MERKNIITIGLALLVFAGCGYRQQRAGISETGGGEDYLPEHIHLISTTPVKDQGNSELCWAYGMLATIESEHIMKGDSVNLSIAYIARMMLEEQALEYYFAQGKKNISLRGTAPMLIHYIDKYGAQPYDSYEDPKHVNYKVLCRKVQKLCDGAISQKAGISQLKEELNDLFDAEIGYMPAKAVHMLGAEYTPQEFAHSVCYPEEYVSLTSFSHHPYREYFALEIPDNRMHDAYLNLPLDELMLHIRKAVEKGHPVCWEGDISEPGFKEPRKNCVDIQPMERPVTQASRQKEFEQLRTTDDHVMEIIGTFMKGKQRFYVCRNSWGKNWGNKGLIYLSEDYLRLKTIAVSMSEEAYIIRYKLNYNQV
- a CDS encoding FimB/Mfa2 family fimbrial subunit — its product is MKKAFTSGMILFLAMTTMVSCTQENVMFETTPQVKNQEVRFCFFESSIVPIGQDEESNLARTRADGSKQSLKDAKLYTDLQVCLIPKGDETTAGYTVRQENWDDKFGNVSLQVPAGEYTLVAVAAKTDLQKEERIEVKSRYEMTFANNIVRDMAYTLQEIKVESGSKAVTQSVSLKRAVSCFELQATDIMPLTTKTQEITISGSCGTVFNPSTGFCKEKATITRNFSLVAKAHQERSIHSTPF